A stretch of Gossypium hirsutum isolate 1008001.06 chromosome A06, Gossypium_hirsutum_v2.1, whole genome shotgun sequence DNA encodes these proteins:
- the LOC107897091 gene encoding tryptophan--tRNA ligase, chloroplastic/mitochondrial isoform X2, translating into MGRAVLSQFLTLSNSTPRLSSSLFCGRLGGKYLKRPGSIRHNRTINGYNGAGFRCCCSVSLSQPAVPETSSIPVRKRIVSGVQPTGAIHLGNYLGAIKTWIELQNSYDTLFFIVDLHAITLPYDTQQLSKATRNTAAIYLACGVDTSKASVFVQSHVRADVELMWLLSSATPIGWLNRMIQFKEKSRKAGDENVGVALLTYPVLMASDILLYQSDLVPVGEDQKQHLELTRELAERVNYLYGGRKWKKLGGRGGAIFKVPEPLIPPAGARVMSLTDGLSKMSKSAPSDQSRINLLDPKDVIANKIKRCKTDSFSGMEFDSPERPECNNLLSIYQLISGKTKEEVAQECQDMNWGTFKTLLTDALVDHLHPIQVRHEEIISDPAYLDGVLGEGATKAAAIADATLSNVYQAMGFLYR; encoded by the exons atgggaCGCGCAGTTCTCTCTCAATTTCTCACCCTTTCTAATTCCACTCCTCGCCTCTCATCTTCACT GTTTTGCGGCAGGCTTGGAGGTAAATACTTGAAAAGGCCTGGATCCATCCGTCATAACCGTACTATAAATGGATACAATGGCGCTGGTTTCCGTTGCTGCTGCAGTGTCTCGCTCTCGCAGCCAGCTGTTCCCGAGACTTCTTCTATTCCGGTGAG GAAGAGGATAGTGTCTGGAGTCCAGCCAACAGGAGCTATCCACCTTGGGAATTATCTTGGAGCCATAAAGACTTGGATTGAGCTTCAG AACTCATATGACACACTCTTTTTCATTGTGGACCTCCATGCg ATTACACTACCATATGATACACAGCAACTATCTAAGGCAACAAGGAATACAGCAGCTATTTATTTGGCATGTGGTGTGGACACCTCAAAG GCTTCTGTCTTTGTGCAGTCACATGTTCGTGCTGATGTAGAATTGATGTGGCTACTGAGTTCTGCCACACCAATTGGTTGGCTAAATAGAATGATTCAGTTTAAAGAGAAATCTCGCAAGGCG GGAGATGAAAATGTTGGAGTTGCTTTATTGACCTATCCTGTTCTGATGGCTTCTGATATTCTTTTGTATCAG TCTGATTTAGTTCCAGTAGGTGAAGATCAGAAGCAGCATTTGGAGTTGACTCGTGAGTTGGCTGAGCGTGTTAACTATTTATATGGAGGAAGGAAGTGGAAAAAGTTGGGAGG GCGTGGTGGTGCTATTTTTAAG GTTCCTGAGCCCCTTATACCGCCAGCTGGAGCACGAGTCATGTCCCTAACAGATGGTCTTTCAAAG ATGTCCAAATCTGCACCTTCTGATCAGTCTCGCATCAATCTTCTTGACCCCAAGGAT GTGATAGCAAACAAGATAAAGCGTTGCAAGACTGACTCATTTTCAGG CATGGAATTTGACAGTCCTGAACGTCCTGAATGCAACAATCTTCTTTCGATATATCAGCTAATTTCGGGCAAGACAAAAGAG GAAGTTGCACAGGAATGCCAAGATATGAACTGGGGCACATTTAAAACCCTCCTGACAGATGCATTGGTTGATCATTTACATCCTATACAG GTTCGGCATGAGGAAATTATTTCTGATCCAGCTTATTTGGACGGAGTCTTGGGAGAAGGGGCTACTAAAGCTGCAGCTATAGCTGATGCTACTCTTAGTAATGTCTACCAGGCAATGGGCTTCTTGTATAGATGA
- the LOC107897091 gene encoding tryptophan--tRNA ligase, chloroplastic/mitochondrial isoform X1 codes for MGRAVLSQFLTLSNSTPRLSSSLRFCGRLGGKYLKRPGSIRHNRTINGYNGAGFRCCCSVSLSQPAVPETSSIPVRKRIVSGVQPTGAIHLGNYLGAIKTWIELQNSYDTLFFIVDLHAITLPYDTQQLSKATRNTAAIYLACGVDTSKASVFVQSHVRADVELMWLLSSATPIGWLNRMIQFKEKSRKAGDENVGVALLTYPVLMASDILLYQSDLVPVGEDQKQHLELTRELAERVNYLYGGRKWKKLGGRGGAIFKVPEPLIPPAGARVMSLTDGLSKMSKSAPSDQSRINLLDPKDVIANKIKRCKTDSFSGMEFDSPERPECNNLLSIYQLISGKTKEEVAQECQDMNWGTFKTLLTDALVDHLHPIQVRHEEIISDPAYLDGVLGEGATKAAAIADATLSNVYQAMGFLYR; via the exons atgggaCGCGCAGTTCTCTCTCAATTTCTCACCCTTTCTAATTCCACTCCTCGCCTCTCATCTTCACT CAGGTTTTGCGGCAGGCTTGGAGGTAAATACTTGAAAAGGCCTGGATCCATCCGTCATAACCGTACTATAAATGGATACAATGGCGCTGGTTTCCGTTGCTGCTGCAGTGTCTCGCTCTCGCAGCCAGCTGTTCCCGAGACTTCTTCTATTCCGGTGAG GAAGAGGATAGTGTCTGGAGTCCAGCCAACAGGAGCTATCCACCTTGGGAATTATCTTGGAGCCATAAAGACTTGGATTGAGCTTCAG AACTCATATGACACACTCTTTTTCATTGTGGACCTCCATGCg ATTACACTACCATATGATACACAGCAACTATCTAAGGCAACAAGGAATACAGCAGCTATTTATTTGGCATGTGGTGTGGACACCTCAAAG GCTTCTGTCTTTGTGCAGTCACATGTTCGTGCTGATGTAGAATTGATGTGGCTACTGAGTTCTGCCACACCAATTGGTTGGCTAAATAGAATGATTCAGTTTAAAGAGAAATCTCGCAAGGCG GGAGATGAAAATGTTGGAGTTGCTTTATTGACCTATCCTGTTCTGATGGCTTCTGATATTCTTTTGTATCAG TCTGATTTAGTTCCAGTAGGTGAAGATCAGAAGCAGCATTTGGAGTTGACTCGTGAGTTGGCTGAGCGTGTTAACTATTTATATGGAGGAAGGAAGTGGAAAAAGTTGGGAGG GCGTGGTGGTGCTATTTTTAAG GTTCCTGAGCCCCTTATACCGCCAGCTGGAGCACGAGTCATGTCCCTAACAGATGGTCTTTCAAAG ATGTCCAAATCTGCACCTTCTGATCAGTCTCGCATCAATCTTCTTGACCCCAAGGAT GTGATAGCAAACAAGATAAAGCGTTGCAAGACTGACTCATTTTCAGG CATGGAATTTGACAGTCCTGAACGTCCTGAATGCAACAATCTTCTTTCGATATATCAGCTAATTTCGGGCAAGACAAAAGAG GAAGTTGCACAGGAATGCCAAGATATGAACTGGGGCACATTTAAAACCCTCCTGACAGATGCATTGGTTGATCATTTACATCCTATACAG GTTCGGCATGAGGAAATTATTTCTGATCCAGCTTATTTGGACGGAGTCTTGGGAGAAGGGGCTACTAAAGCTGCAGCTATAGCTGATGCTACTCTTAGTAATGTCTACCAGGCAATGGGCTTCTTGTATAGATGA
- the LOC107897091 gene encoding tryptophan--tRNA ligase, chloroplastic/mitochondrial isoform X3 → MDTMALVSVAAAVSRSRSQLFPRLLLFRKRIVSGVQPTGAIHLGNYLGAIKTWIELQNSYDTLFFIVDLHAITLPYDTQQLSKATRNTAAIYLACGVDTSKASVFVQSHVRADVELMWLLSSATPIGWLNRMIQFKEKSRKAGDENVGVALLTYPVLMASDILLYQSDLVPVGEDQKQHLELTRELAERVNYLYGGRKWKKLGGRGGAIFKVPEPLIPPAGARVMSLTDGLSKMSKSAPSDQSRINLLDPKDVIANKIKRCKTDSFSGMEFDSPERPECNNLLSIYQLISGKTKEEVAQECQDMNWGTFKTLLTDALVDHLHPIQVRHEEIISDPAYLDGVLGEGATKAAAIADATLSNVYQAMGFLYR, encoded by the exons ATGGATACAATGGCGCTGGTTTCCGTTGCTGCTGCAGTGTCTCGCTCTCGCAGCCAGCTGTTCCCGAGACTTCTTCTATTCCG GAAGAGGATAGTGTCTGGAGTCCAGCCAACAGGAGCTATCCACCTTGGGAATTATCTTGGAGCCATAAAGACTTGGATTGAGCTTCAG AACTCATATGACACACTCTTTTTCATTGTGGACCTCCATGCg ATTACACTACCATATGATACACAGCAACTATCTAAGGCAACAAGGAATACAGCAGCTATTTATTTGGCATGTGGTGTGGACACCTCAAAG GCTTCTGTCTTTGTGCAGTCACATGTTCGTGCTGATGTAGAATTGATGTGGCTACTGAGTTCTGCCACACCAATTGGTTGGCTAAATAGAATGATTCAGTTTAAAGAGAAATCTCGCAAGGCG GGAGATGAAAATGTTGGAGTTGCTTTATTGACCTATCCTGTTCTGATGGCTTCTGATATTCTTTTGTATCAG TCTGATTTAGTTCCAGTAGGTGAAGATCAGAAGCAGCATTTGGAGTTGACTCGTGAGTTGGCTGAGCGTGTTAACTATTTATATGGAGGAAGGAAGTGGAAAAAGTTGGGAGG GCGTGGTGGTGCTATTTTTAAG GTTCCTGAGCCCCTTATACCGCCAGCTGGAGCACGAGTCATGTCCCTAACAGATGGTCTTTCAAAG ATGTCCAAATCTGCACCTTCTGATCAGTCTCGCATCAATCTTCTTGACCCCAAGGAT GTGATAGCAAACAAGATAAAGCGTTGCAAGACTGACTCATTTTCAGG CATGGAATTTGACAGTCCTGAACGTCCTGAATGCAACAATCTTCTTTCGATATATCAGCTAATTTCGGGCAAGACAAAAGAG GAAGTTGCACAGGAATGCCAAGATATGAACTGGGGCACATTTAAAACCCTCCTGACAGATGCATTGGTTGATCATTTACATCCTATACAG GTTCGGCATGAGGAAATTATTTCTGATCCAGCTTATTTGGACGGAGTCTTGGGAGAAGGGGCTACTAAAGCTGCAGCTATAGCTGATGCTACTCTTAGTAATGTCTACCAGGCAATGGGCTTCTTGTATAGATGA
- the LOC107897092 gene encoding NADP-dependent malic enzyme, producing the protein MDGGDYSVAGGVEDVYGEDAASMDQPVTPWTVSVASGYSLMRDPRHNKGLAFTEKERDAHYLRGLLPPVVLTQELQEKKLMHNLRQYQVPLQRYMALMDLQERNERLFYKLLVDNVEELLPVVYTPTVGEACQKYGSIFRRPQGLYVSLKEKGKILEVLKNWPQRSVQVIVVTDGERILGLGDLGCQGMGIPVGKLSLYTALGGVRPSACLPITIDVGTNNEKLLNDEFYIGLRQRRATGQEYAELLHEFMSAVKQNYGEKVLIQFEDFANHNAFELLARYSSSHLVFNDDIQGTASVVLAGLLAALRLLGGTLADHRFLFLGAGEAGTGIAELIALEMSKQTGNPIEENRKKIWLVDSRGLIVDSRKESLQHFKKPWAHEHEPVKELVDAVKAIKPTVLIGTSGVGKQFTKEVVEAMAALNEKPLIMALSNPTSQAECTAEEAYTWSEGRAIFASGSPFDPFEYDGKVFVPGQANNAYIFPGFGLGVIISGAIRVHDDMLLAASEALALQVTEEHYEKGLIYPPFSDIRKISANIAAKVAAKAYELGLASHLPQPKDLVKYAESCMYSPKYRTYR; encoded by the exons ATGGACGGTGGTGATTACAGTGTTGCTGGTGGTGTGGAGGATGTGTACGGTGAGGATGCTGCCTCCATGGATCAGCCTGTCACTCCTTGGACTGTCTCTGTTGCTAG TGGGTATTCGTTGATGCGTGACCCTCGCCACAACAAAGGGCTAGCCTTCACTGAGAAAGAGAGAGATGCCCATTACCTGCGTGGCCTTCTTCCCCCTGTTGTTCTCACTCAAGAGCTTCAAGAGAAGAAGCTCATGCATAACCTTCGCCAATACCAAGTTCCTTTGCAACGTTACATGGCCCTCATGGACCTTCAG GAGAGAAACGAACGCCTTTTCTACAAACTTCTCGTCGATAACGTGGAGGAACTGCTCCCGGTTGTATACACCCCAACTGTTGGTGAAGCTTGCCAAAAATATGGGAGCATTTTCAGGCGCCCTCAGGGTCTTTACGTCAGCTTGAAAGAGAA GGGGAAGATTCTTGAAGTGTTGAAAAACTGGCCTCAGAGGAGTGTTCAAGTTATTGTTGTCACTGATGGTGAGAGAATTTTGGGACTTGGAGATCTCGGTTGCCAG GGAATGGGGATACCTGTAGGAAAACTTTCTTTATACACAGCTCTTGGTGGAGTCCGCCCCTCAGCA TGCTTGCCTATCACTATTGATGTTGGGACAAACAATGAGAAGTTGTTAAATGACGAGTTTTACATTGGTCTTAGACAAAGGAGGGCAACTGGACAG GAATACGCAGAACTTCTTCATGAGTTCATGTCTGCAGTTAAGCAGAATTACGGAGAGAAAGTTCTAATACAG TTTGAAGATTTTGCGAACCACAACGCATTCGAGTTGTTGGCGAGATACAGTTCATCTCATCTTGTTTTCAATGACGACATACAG GGAACAGCATCTGTGGTACTGGCCGGGCTACTTGCAGCCCTGAGATTACTCGGTGGAACTCTTGCAGACCATAGGTTCTTGTTTCTTGGTGCCGGTGAG GCTGGAACCGGTATAGCTGAGCTCATAGCTCTTGAAATGTCAAAGCAG ACTGGAAATCCAATTGAAGAGAACCGGAAGAAGATATGGCTTGTAGACTCAAGGGGATTGATTGTTGACTCGCGCAAGGAGTCACTTCAACACTTCAAGAAACCTTGGGCTCATGAACATGAACCTGTCAAGGAACTCGTTGATGCTGTGAAG GCAATCAAGCCAACAGTCCTGATCGGAACATCTGGTGTTGGAAAACAATTCACAAAGGAAGTCGTTGAGGCCATGGCAGCCTTGAATGAG AAACCTCTTATCATGGCTCTATCTAACCCTACCTCACAAGCTGAGTGTACAGCAGAAGAAGCATATACATGGAGCGAG gGTCGTGCAATCTTTGCGAGTGGAAGCCCATTTGACCCCTTTGAATATGATGGCAAAGTCTTCGTGCCTGGCCAG GCAAACAATGCATATATTTTCCCTGGATTTGGCTTGGGTGTCATAATTTCCGGTGCGATTCGTGTTCACGATGACATGCTTTTAGCAGCCT CGGAAGCTTTGGCTTTGCAAGTGACGGAGGAACACTACGAGAAGGGATTGATCTACCCACCATTTTCCGATATCAGAAAGATATCAGCCAATATCGCAGCTAAGGTTGCCGCCAAGGCATATGAACTCG GTCTGGCTTCTCACCTTCCTCAGCCGAAGGATCTGGTTAAATATGCAGAGAGCTGCATGTACAGTCCAAAATACAGAACCTACCGTTAG